From a single Micromonospora carbonacea genomic region:
- a CDS encoding sugar phosphate isomerase/epimerase family protein codes for MRIGINTWAWAAPLTDRALARLAPRIRAWGFDAIELTVQAPGDWDPGSAADLLAGLELAPAVCAGLLPEHDLLADDAEVLRRTEEFVRHCVRVAGRVGAAVVAGPLYAPAGRRWLLDADARRAATARLVARLRPLADEAAGQGVTIALEPLNRFETSLLNTVGQALEVVDGVPGLGLALDTFHLNIEERDLPAAIRLAGDHLAHVQVCGNDRGTPGGDHLDWPGMFDALCDIGYGGQVNIESFTAEALAVPMSVWRPLAADPDALAVEGLAFLRGLTGRDLP; via the coding sequence ATGCGCATCGGCATCAACACGTGGGCGTGGGCGGCCCCGCTGACCGACCGGGCGCTCGCCCGGCTGGCACCCAGGATCAGGGCGTGGGGCTTCGACGCCATCGAGTTGACCGTCCAGGCGCCCGGCGACTGGGATCCCGGGTCGGCGGCAGACCTGCTCGCCGGGCTGGAGCTGGCCCCCGCCGTCTGCGCGGGTCTGCTGCCCGAGCACGACCTGCTCGCCGACGACGCGGAGGTGCTGCGGCGTACGGAAGAGTTCGTCCGGCACTGCGTGCGGGTCGCGGGGCGGGTGGGCGCGGCCGTGGTGGCGGGCCCGCTCTACGCCCCGGCCGGCCGGCGGTGGCTGCTCGACGCGGACGCCCGGCGGGCCGCCACCGCCCGCCTCGTGGCGCGGCTGCGGCCGCTGGCCGACGAGGCGGCCGGGCAGGGCGTGACGATCGCCCTCGAACCGCTCAACCGGTTCGAGACGAGCCTGCTCAACACCGTCGGGCAGGCACTGGAGGTGGTGGACGGCGTCCCCGGACTGGGCCTGGCGCTGGACACCTTCCACCTGAACATCGAGGAACGCGACCTGCCGGCCGCGATCCGGCTGGCCGGCGACCACCTCGCGCACGTCCAGGTGTGCGGCAACGACCGGGGGACGCCCGGCGGCGACCACCTCGACTGGCCGGGGATGTTCGACGCCCTGTGCGACATCGGCTACGGCGGCCAGGTGAACATCGAGTCGTTCACCGCCGAGGCATTGGCCGTGCCGATGTCCGTGTGGCGGCCCCTCGCCGCCGACCCCGACGCCCTCGCCGTCGAGGGGCTGGCGTTCCTGCGCGGCCTGACCGGGCGTGATCTGCCGTAG
- the yidD gene encoding membrane protein insertion efficiency factor YidD, with translation MLNLKRDRHRKKKRRGVDSCTDCDCDGPDCCDFGLFSFLLTLGSVAAGATRAPVVDRAGRAAILGYRRWLSHRWPGQCRYTPTCSAYGLAAVERHGLAVGGRMAAERLRRCKPHVPRGTHDPVR, from the coding sequence ATGCTCAACCTCAAGCGGGACCGCCACCGCAAGAAGAAGCGGCGCGGCGTCGACTCCTGCACCGACTGCGACTGCGACGGCCCGGACTGCTGCGACTTCGGGCTGTTCTCGTTCCTGCTCACCCTCGGCTCGGTGGCCGCCGGGGCGACCCGCGCGCCGGTCGTCGACCGGGCCGGCCGGGCCGCGATCCTCGGCTACCGCCGGTGGCTGTCGCACCGCTGGCCGGGCCAGTGCCGCTACACCCCGACGTGCAGCGCGTACGGGCTGGCCGCCGTCGAGCGGCACGGCCTGGCCGTGGGCGGGCGGATGGCCGCCGAGCGGCTTCGCCGCTGCAAGCCGCACGTGCCCCGGGGCACCCACGACCCGGTGCGCTGA
- a CDS encoding type IV toxin-antitoxin system AbiEi family antitoxin domain-containing protein: MEPAGQSGGGDGSLARLPATFSYSEALAAGVSEWRLYRLRDQGLIEALGRGLYRRRDAETADLDLVEAARRAPAATLCLTTALARHGLTDEIPARIDVALPRGRHRPLVVAPVAWHWFDPTTFQIGRTELPLDPDTSIGLYSPERSIIDAVRLRHREGPDLAYGALRRWLGRRGASPSRLLGMARSFPRAERPLREALEILL; encoded by the coding sequence GTGGAGCCGGCAGGGCAGTCAGGGGGCGGGGACGGGTCACTAGCCCGTCTTCCGGCCACCTTCAGCTACTCAGAGGCTCTTGCCGCTGGCGTCTCCGAATGGCGGCTGTACCGGCTGCGCGATCAAGGGCTCATCGAGGCCCTCGGGCGGGGCCTGTACCGACGTCGTGACGCCGAGACAGCGGACCTCGACCTCGTCGAGGCTGCCCGCCGTGCGCCAGCGGCCACGCTCTGCCTGACCACCGCCCTGGCCCGGCACGGCCTCACCGACGAGATTCCCGCGCGCATCGATGTCGCGCTGCCGCGCGGGCGGCATCGGCCGCTCGTCGTCGCTCCGGTCGCCTGGCACTGGTTCGATCCCACCACGTTCCAGATCGGGCGTACGGAGCTGCCGCTCGATCCTGATACGTCGATCGGGCTCTACAGCCCCGAACGCAGCATCATCGACGCCGTCCGCCTTCGGCACCGAGAGGGACCCGATCTGGCGTACGGGGCGCTCAGGCGGTGGTTGGGGCGAAGAGGCGCATCGCCGTCAAGGTTGTTGGGGATGGCGCGGAGCTTTCCCAGGGCGGAGCGACCACTTCGAGAGGCGCTGGAGATCCTGTTGTGA
- a CDS encoding nucleotidyl transferase AbiEii/AbiGii toxin family protein: protein MTVRPTRATVAGRAYLDLQNLARRTGRPTDELHQIYGLEGFLARLAQSEYAHRLVLKGGVLLAAYSTRRPTRDVDLQGRWISNDSGQVLDIVRHVAAVELDDGLVLDAGAATAETIRDDDTYAGVRVGLSGSLSAARLTFHVDVNVGDPIWPEPRSIRLPRLLDGEIILTGYPLAMVYAEKLVTALQRGGANTRWRDFADVYLLSSRHDIDGDELATAIRQVAEYRQVVREPLSKALDGYAALAQPRWASWRRKHRLDSQLPQEFDVVLRRASALADPALAERARGRRWIAATSGWAM from the coding sequence GTGACCGTACGTCCGACGCGGGCCACTGTTGCCGGCCGCGCCTACCTCGACCTCCAGAACCTCGCCCGCCGCACCGGCCGGCCGACCGACGAGCTGCACCAGATCTACGGGTTGGAGGGATTCCTCGCCCGGCTGGCTCAATCCGAGTATGCGCACAGGCTCGTCCTCAAGGGCGGGGTGCTGCTGGCTGCCTACTCCACCCGACGCCCCACCCGAGACGTGGATCTCCAAGGCCGATGGATCTCGAACGACAGCGGCCAGGTGCTCGACATCGTCCGACATGTCGCGGCCGTGGAACTTGACGACGGTCTTGTGCTCGATGCGGGGGCCGCGACGGCCGAAACGATCCGGGACGACGACACCTACGCCGGAGTGCGGGTCGGTCTTTCCGGAAGCCTCTCTGCGGCGCGGCTGACCTTCCACGTCGATGTCAACGTTGGCGACCCGATCTGGCCAGAACCGCGATCGATCAGGCTGCCGCGCCTACTTGACGGGGAGATCATACTCACGGGTTACCCGTTGGCCATGGTGTATGCGGAGAAGCTGGTGACGGCGTTGCAGCGCGGCGGGGCGAACACCCGCTGGCGTGACTTTGCCGATGTCTACCTGCTCTCAAGTCGCCATGATATCGACGGTGATGAACTAGCGACGGCCATACGGCAGGTTGCGGAATACCGGCAGGTGGTGCGTGAGCCGCTGAGCAAGGCCCTTGACGGATATGCGGCGCTCGCGCAGCCGCGGTGGGCTTCGTGGCGGCGTAAGCATCGCCTGGACAGCCAGCTTCCCCAGGAATTCGACGTGGTGTTGCGACGTGCGTCCGCGCTCGCCGACCCCGCGTTGGCCGAGCGTGCGCGGGGCCGGCGCTGGATTGCCGCGACCTCGGGTTGGGCGATGTGA
- a CDS encoding gluconokinase: MRPARSGLALHRRTGTPVHPMAPLPKLVWFAEQEPKLFGRVAHWVGIKDHVLLRLCGALVTDHSVASASGLMDIQTRAWDAEALRIAGITEEQLPQLVATTTVLPGLTAEYAAATGLPADTPVVVGAGDGPLANLGLGAVRPGVVACSIGTSGAMRVMVERPAVDPLGGVFCYALTEDRWVVGGAINNGGIVLQWAGDALAPELGEDSEEELLALAARAPVGSGGLVMLPYLLSERAPHWSALPRGAYVGLTHGHRREHLVRAALEGVCQQLALVLASVRSAGNEVREVRASGGFARSPLWRQMLADALGMPVRFPAGHEGSSFGAALLGMQALGLIASVDVAADLVRIDETVRPDPAAAATYAALLPVHAELYEALVPTFTSLRRLAPNLPPEPPPTAPPM; this comes from the coding sequence TTGCGCCCCGCCCGGTCGGGGCTGGCGCTGCACCGGCGCACCGGCACCCCCGTGCACCCGATGGCGCCGCTGCCGAAGCTCGTCTGGTTCGCCGAGCAGGAGCCGAAGCTGTTCGGGCGGGTCGCGCACTGGGTCGGCATCAAGGACCACGTGCTGCTGCGGCTGTGCGGCGCGTTGGTCACCGACCACTCGGTCGCGTCCGCCAGCGGCCTGATGGACATCCAGACCCGCGCCTGGGACGCCGAGGCGCTGCGCATCGCGGGGATCACCGAGGAGCAGTTGCCGCAGCTCGTGGCGACCACCACGGTCCTGCCGGGGCTCACCGCCGAGTACGCCGCCGCCACCGGCCTGCCGGCGGACACCCCGGTCGTGGTCGGCGCCGGGGACGGCCCGCTGGCCAACCTGGGGCTCGGCGCGGTGCGGCCGGGCGTGGTGGCCTGCTCGATCGGCACCAGCGGGGCGATGCGGGTGATGGTCGAGCGCCCCGCCGTGGACCCGCTCGGCGGGGTGTTCTGCTATGCGCTGACCGAGGACCGCTGGGTCGTCGGTGGCGCGATCAACAACGGCGGGATCGTCCTCCAGTGGGCCGGTGACGCGCTCGCCCCCGAGTTGGGCGAGGACTCCGAGGAGGAGCTGCTCGCCCTGGCCGCCCGCGCCCCCGTCGGCTCCGGCGGGCTGGTCATGCTGCCGTACCTGCTCAGCGAGCGCGCGCCGCACTGGAGCGCGCTGCCCCGCGGCGCGTACGTCGGGCTGACCCACGGCCACCGCCGCGAGCACCTGGTCCGGGCGGCGCTGGAGGGGGTCTGCCAGCAGCTCGCCCTGGTGCTGGCGTCCGTGCGGTCCGCCGGCAACGAGGTGCGGGAGGTGCGGGCCAGCGGCGGGTTCGCCCGCAGCCCGCTGTGGCGGCAGATGCTCGCCGACGCCCTCGGCATGCCGGTGCGTTTCCCCGCCGGACACGAGGGGTCGAGCTTCGGCGCGGCGCTGCTGGGCATGCAGGCCCTCGGCCTGATCGCGTCGGTCGACGTCGCCGCCGACCTGGTCCGCATCGACGAGACGGTACGCCCCGACCCGGCCGCCGCCGCCACGTACGCCGCCCTGCTCCCCGTGCACGCGGAGCTCTACGAGGCGCTCGTCCCGACGTTCACGTCGCTGCGGCGGCTGGCCCCGAACCTCCCGCCGGAGCCGCCACCCACCGCCCCACCCATGTGA
- a CDS encoding DUF3427 domain-containing protein, translated as MSDHGFGVYEHLITHQLAGQLHRLDAALVQRQPLDPADAHQLLTRHLAALISRALQAVPGGDDRLRRQVDLANRIAQAVTDLDPDAAGPDDQVADARNLLHAIAAPPTPPAQPTFPARPTTPLSTGALLVNGRHQPRIGHEVTHEMASAQRVDLLCAFIKWHGLRIVEPAVRELIGRGGTLRVITTTYLGATDQRALDRLAELGAEVKVSYETRTTRLHAKAWLFRRGNGLTTAYVGSSNLSKAALVDGVEWNVRISDVEQPHVIDTFAATFEDYWNDPAFEAYDAGRDGERLRAALSGERREGSPTQIANLDVRPYPYQAEILADLDAERQVHGRHRNLVVMATGTGKTVVAALDYRRLNRNKTVDSLLFVAHQEQILRQSLSTFRQVVGDGSFGELLVGGSEPRNWTHVFASIQSLHRREIDPGAYDMVIVDEFHHAEAPTYARLLERLRPRVLLGLTATPDRADGGDVRRWFDGRAAVELHLWEALERQLLAPFQYFGVHDEVDLSHLRWRRGQGYDPGELGAIYTGDDARARLIVRAVRDTVDVGRMRALGFCVSIGHAEFMADWFTRHGVPSAAVTSRLDRSAQHGLLRDFRAGKLRVLFTVDLFNEGVDLPMVDTILMLRPTESATVFLQQLGRGLRLDDDKPCLTVLDFIGGQHANFRFDLRWRALTGVSRRAVRDAVEQDFPMLPSGCHVELDRVAKEVVLANLRSALPTSRRGLVAELRQLGDVDLAGFLRETGLDVEDVYRSAAVGGWTGLRRLAGLDTPAPGPDDRELGRAIGRMLHLDDADRLDLLAGVAAGERPEPGRLWDMLHFDLWGPQAPLSDRDARLARLWAEPARCAELRQLAGALRDRIHRVTVPVGALRVHARYSRNEACAAFGMPNPGSLREGVKWLESERADLFFVTLVKSERHYSPTTMYADRAVTDRLFQWESQSTTSAASATGQRYVHHASRGSTVHLFVRETRVPDRDLGAPAYLYAGPMAYRRHTGDRPMRIVWELAHPLPADLYAAARAIAA; from the coding sequence GTGAGCGATCATGGTTTCGGCGTCTACGAGCACCTGATCACCCACCAGCTCGCCGGGCAGCTCCACCGCCTCGATGCCGCGCTCGTCCAACGCCAGCCGCTCGACCCGGCCGATGCCCACCAGCTCCTCACCCGGCACCTCGCCGCCCTGATCAGCCGCGCCCTGCAAGCCGTACCCGGCGGCGACGACAGGCTGCGCCGCCAGGTCGACCTCGCCAACCGGATCGCGCAGGCCGTCACCGACCTCGACCCGGACGCGGCCGGCCCCGACGACCAGGTGGCCGACGCCCGCAACCTGCTGCACGCCATCGCCGCCCCGCCCACCCCGCCCGCGCAGCCGACCTTCCCGGCCCGCCCCACCACCCCGCTCTCCACCGGCGCGCTGCTGGTCAACGGCCGCCACCAGCCGCGCATCGGTCACGAGGTCACCCACGAGATGGCGTCGGCACAGCGGGTCGACCTGCTGTGCGCGTTCATCAAGTGGCACGGGCTGCGCATCGTCGAGCCGGCCGTCCGCGAGCTGATCGGCCGGGGCGGGACGCTGCGCGTCATCACCACCACCTACCTCGGTGCGACCGACCAGCGGGCGCTGGACCGGCTCGCCGAGCTGGGCGCCGAGGTCAAGGTCTCCTACGAGACCAGGACGACCCGGCTGCACGCGAAGGCGTGGCTGTTCCGCCGGGGCAACGGCCTGACCACGGCGTACGTCGGGTCGAGCAACCTGTCGAAGGCGGCGCTGGTCGACGGGGTGGAGTGGAACGTCCGCATCTCCGACGTGGAGCAGCCGCACGTCATCGACACGTTCGCCGCCACTTTCGAGGACTACTGGAACGATCCGGCGTTCGAGGCGTACGACGCCGGGCGGGACGGCGAGCGGCTGCGCGCCGCGCTCAGCGGGGAACGGCGGGAGGGATCGCCGACGCAGATCGCGAACCTGGACGTGCGGCCGTACCCGTACCAGGCGGAGATCCTGGCCGACCTGGACGCGGAGCGGCAGGTGCACGGCCGGCACCGCAACCTGGTGGTGATGGCGACCGGGACCGGCAAGACGGTGGTGGCGGCGCTGGACTACCGGCGGCTAAACAGGAACAAGACCGTCGACTCGCTGCTGTTCGTCGCGCACCAGGAGCAGATCCTGCGGCAGAGCCTGTCGACGTTCCGGCAGGTGGTGGGCGACGGGAGCTTCGGCGAGCTGCTGGTCGGCGGGAGCGAGCCGAGGAACTGGACGCACGTCTTCGCCTCGATCCAGTCGCTGCACCGCCGCGAGATCGACCCCGGGGCGTACGACATGGTGATCGTCGACGAGTTCCACCACGCGGAGGCGCCGACGTACGCGCGGCTGCTGGAGCGGCTGCGTCCGCGCGTACTGCTGGGGCTGACGGCGACCCCCGACCGGGCCGACGGCGGCGACGTGCGGCGGTGGTTCGACGGCCGCGCCGCCGTGGAGCTGCACCTGTGGGAGGCGCTGGAGCGGCAGTTGCTGGCCCCGTTCCAGTATTTCGGGGTGCACGACGAGGTGGACCTGTCGCACCTGCGGTGGCGGCGCGGCCAGGGGTACGACCCGGGCGAGCTGGGCGCGATCTACACCGGCGACGACGCGCGGGCGCGGCTCATCGTACGAGCCGTACGCGACACCGTGGACGTGGGGCGGATGCGGGCGCTCGGGTTCTGCGTGAGCATCGGGCACGCCGAGTTCATGGCGGACTGGTTCACCCGGCACGGTGTCCCGTCGGCGGCGGTGACGTCCCGGCTGGACCGGTCGGCGCAGCACGGGCTGCTGCGCGACTTCCGGGCCGGGAAGCTGCGGGTGCTGTTCACCGTCGACCTGTTCAACGAGGGCGTCGACCTGCCGATGGTCGACACGATCCTGATGCTGCGGCCCACCGAGAGCGCGACGGTCTTCCTCCAGCAGCTCGGCCGGGGCCTGCGCCTGGACGACGACAAGCCCTGCCTCACGGTGCTGGACTTCATCGGCGGGCAGCACGCCAACTTCCGGTTCGACCTGCGCTGGCGGGCCCTGACCGGGGTCAGCCGGCGGGCGGTCCGGGACGCGGTCGAGCAGGACTTTCCCATGCTGCCCAGCGGCTGCCACGTCGAGCTGGACCGGGTGGCGAAGGAAGTGGTGCTGGCCAACCTCAGAAGCGCCCTGCCCACGTCGAGGAGGGGCCTGGTGGCCGAGCTGCGGCAGCTCGGGGACGTCGACCTCGCCGGCTTCCTGCGGGAGACCGGCCTCGACGTCGAGGACGTCTACCGCTCGGCGGCGGTCGGCGGGTGGACCGGGCTGCGGCGGCTCGCCGGGCTGGACACCCCGGCCCCCGGCCCGGACGACCGCGAGTTGGGGCGGGCCATCGGGCGGATGCTGCACCTGGACGACGCCGACCGGCTGGACCTGTTGGCCGGGGTCGCCGCCGGTGAGCGACCCGAGCCGGGACGGCTGTGGGACATGCTGCACTTCGACCTGTGGGGTCCGCAGGCACCGTTGAGCGACCGGGACGCGCGGCTCGCCCGGCTGTGGGCGGAGCCGGCGCGCTGCGCCGAGCTGCGGCAGCTCGCCGGGGCGCTGCGGGACCGCATCCACCGGGTCACCGTGCCCGTCGGCGCGCTGCGGGTGCACGCCCGCTACAGCCGCAACGAGGCGTGCGCCGCGTTCGGGATGCCGAACCCTGGGTCGCTGCGGGAGGGGGTGAAGTGGCTGGAGTCCGAGCGGGCGGACCTGTTCTTCGTCACCCTGGTCAAGTCGGAGCGGCACTACTCCCCCACCACCATGTACGCGGACCGGGCCGTCACCGACCGGCTGTTCCAGTGGGAGTCGCAGAGCACCACGTCGGCGGCGTCGGCGACCGGGCAGCGCTACGTCCACCACGCCTCGCGCGGCTCGACGGTGCACCTGTTCGTGCGGGAGACGCGGGTGCCGGACCGGGACCTCGGCGCGCCGGCCTACCTGTACGCCGGGCCGATGGCGTACCGGCGGCACACCGGGGACCGGCCGATGCGCATCGTCTGGGAGTTGGCGCACCCGTTACCGGCCGACCTGTACGCGGCGGCCCGCGCGATCGCCGCCTGA
- a CDS encoding protein kinase domain-containing protein codes for MGQRKALVVGINDYSGRWSPLSCCLNDASQVAGLLEMEEYGFEVTVLTDAEATRGRILRWAAEARSSMPESLLFYFSGHGTVTDLGAFLVTFDNAEYDEGIEIQKVIRLLAGESDSRHDTLVFLDCCHSGAGIRPDGTVEMRRPMLNDDIRTAVNVDRGVAVIGAALSSQQAWEEQNFGHGIFTYYLLQGLYGEAADHDGCVTVHSLYEVISRNMGQRGGSREQQKPVFGGHIPGRLVLAAGLTPNLPPPPPEQDYLLIEREAQSFLDQFLRFKMGYDSEGWRREGYDLACRRLESIYEWFERKAVMPGVASRLAFRRCRETLNRYRTELALVESGMVIKEGILERQLGSGGFGSVWQVRDPETGKSVAYKIYHAQEMDNPEKIQRFATGYEAMTLLKHNSIVKVHRFSTCPIGFVMDYIEGQNIRDLKPHSFLEPDELIDLLIGVANAVVHAHQNSVIHRDIKPENIVCLTGPDGRQHPYLTDFDLAWFTTRTQNATKSGLGVIYYAAPEQYSAFDPKIVSAKTPALDVFSFGQLMYFCFMGRDPDPVRLGGNLAEIQRKFHSSVSGEVVRQIGALYKDATEWASAERIQSFEEVIGRLLLIKDELSHTHSDKTLERATFLAELIYKLTNDPRVPSKPAFTSLTGNWEVSFSWSEKLFRQAMHPSLTVQFHPNGKIGFENMANEKMRRILNERVDAALAPHKPYALRHKGRKGAFEVYVEYTPVVVARSGLEPIRLTIRSVLAALERS; via the coding sequence ATGGGGCAACGAAAGGCCCTGGTTGTCGGAATAAACGACTACTCCGGTCGGTGGTCGCCCCTGAGTTGCTGTCTGAACGATGCATCGCAGGTGGCGGGTCTGCTCGAAATGGAGGAATACGGGTTCGAGGTAACGGTGCTCACGGACGCGGAGGCGACACGAGGACGCATCTTGAGATGGGCGGCGGAAGCCAGGTCGTCGATGCCCGAGTCGTTGTTGTTCTACTTCTCGGGCCATGGAACGGTAACCGATCTGGGGGCGTTCCTGGTGACCTTCGACAATGCCGAGTATGACGAGGGCATAGAGATCCAGAAAGTCATACGTCTGCTAGCCGGCGAGTCTGATTCTAGGCATGACACCCTAGTCTTCCTTGACTGCTGCCACTCTGGGGCTGGGATTCGGCCCGACGGTACCGTGGAGATGCGCCGGCCCATGCTGAACGACGACATAAGAACCGCAGTCAACGTGGACCGTGGGGTTGCCGTCATCGGTGCGGCATTGAGCAGTCAGCAGGCTTGGGAGGAGCAGAACTTCGGGCACGGCATCTTCACCTACTACCTTCTTCAAGGGCTGTACGGAGAGGCGGCCGATCACGATGGCTGCGTCACCGTTCACAGTCTTTACGAGGTTATTTCTCGAAACATGGGGCAGCGCGGAGGCTCCCGCGAGCAACAGAAGCCGGTCTTCGGTGGTCATATCCCAGGCCGACTGGTCCTGGCAGCTGGGTTGACTCCTAATCTCCCGCCCCCACCTCCAGAGCAGGATTACCTGCTGATCGAGCGCGAGGCCCAGAGCTTTCTCGACCAGTTCCTTCGCTTCAAGATGGGTTATGACTCCGAAGGCTGGCGACGAGAGGGGTACGATCTCGCTTGCCGTCGGCTGGAGAGCATCTACGAGTGGTTCGAGAGAAAAGCCGTCATGCCGGGGGTGGCGAGCCGGTTGGCCTTCCGTAGATGCCGTGAGACGTTGAATCGGTATCGTACCGAGTTGGCGCTGGTGGAGAGCGGGATGGTGATCAAGGAGGGAATCCTCGAGCGCCAGTTGGGCTCAGGTGGGTTCGGTTCGGTTTGGCAAGTGAGGGACCCGGAAACGGGCAAGTCCGTCGCGTACAAGATTTATCACGCGCAGGAGATGGACAATCCTGAAAAGATCCAGCGCTTCGCTACGGGTTACGAAGCGATGACGCTGCTGAAGCACAACTCGATCGTCAAGGTTCATCGCTTCAGCACGTGCCCCATTGGCTTTGTGATGGATTACATCGAAGGGCAGAACATTCGGGATCTGAAGCCGCATTCATTCCTTGAGCCCGACGAGCTGATCGATCTTCTGATTGGCGTGGCGAACGCCGTCGTCCACGCACATCAAAACAGCGTGATTCACCGCGACATCAAGCCGGAAAACATCGTGTGTCTTACCGGCCCCGACGGCCGGCAGCACCCCTATCTGACGGACTTCGACCTGGCCTGGTTCACCACCCGCACCCAGAACGCTACCAAGAGTGGCCTCGGGGTTATCTACTACGCTGCGCCAGAACAGTACTCCGCATTCGATCCGAAGATCGTGTCGGCGAAGACCCCGGCCCTGGATGTATTTTCCTTCGGCCAGCTCATGTATTTCTGCTTCATGGGTAGGGACCCCGACCCCGTGCGACTGGGTGGCAATCTTGCCGAAATCCAGCGAAAGTTCCACTCAAGTGTCTCGGGCGAGGTCGTGCGGCAGATTGGTGCGCTGTACAAGGACGCCACCGAGTGGGCCTCTGCGGAGCGCATTCAGAGCTTCGAGGAGGTCATCGGCCGACTCTTGTTGATCAAGGATGAGTTGTCGCACACCCACAGTGATAAGACGCTGGAAAGGGCGACTTTCCTCGCTGAACTGATCTATAAGCTGACCAACGATCCTCGAGTGCCCTCGAAGCCCGCCTTCACCAGTCTGACGGGGAACTGGGAGGTGTCCTTCTCGTGGAGCGAGAAGCTGTTCCGGCAGGCCATGCACCCTTCGCTCACCGTGCAGTTCCACCCCAACGGTAAAATTGGGTTCGAGAACATGGCCAACGAGAAGATGCGCAGAATTCTCAACGAACGGGTCGACGCTGCGCTGGCACCGCACAAGCCTTACGCCTTGCGCCACAAGGGGCGGAAGGGTGCCTTCGAGGTGTACGTCGAGTACACCCCCGTCGTCGTTGCGCGATCAGGCCTCGAGCCGATCAGGCTGACCATCCGCTCCGTTCTGGCGGCGCTGGAACGAAGCTGA
- a CDS encoding AAA family ATPase gives MTVGLEVPPSVEAERVVTAVLADLRSGDHRGVVVDSPPGAGKSTLVVRAAVELAAAGEPLIIVAQTNEQVDDLIDRLARKAPGLRIGRLSATEYRPTDRVKDHPTVKVAAKVADLGGPAVVIGTAAKWAMVTEGCWPWAIVDEAYQMRSDALLRVAGRFERALFVGDPGQLDPFSTVETVRWTGLTWDPMQSAVAVLLRHNPQLPVHRLPVSWRLPASAAPVVAAAFYPFTGFRAGTGRADRVLAFTDAGPGDAVDAAVELAASTGWALYELPQRHAPRTDSEAAAACAALALRVLARGAVAVSEHAPAGAPVTADRIAVGAAHRDQVAAIRAHLGAAGAGVTVDTANRLQGREYDVTIVLHPLSGRRDATAFHLESGRLCVLTSRHRHACVVVARAGIAELLDAHPSTEPVHLDVPVRFPDGWQANQAILDHLHHPRRP, from the coding sequence GTGACCGTCGGGCTGGAGGTGCCGCCGTCCGTCGAGGCGGAGCGGGTCGTCACGGCGGTGCTGGCCGACCTGCGTTCCGGTGACCACCGGGGCGTCGTCGTCGACTCGCCGCCCGGCGCCGGCAAGTCGACCCTCGTCGTCCGCGCCGCCGTCGAGCTGGCCGCCGCCGGGGAGCCGCTGATCATCGTCGCGCAGACCAACGAGCAGGTCGACGACCTCATCGACCGGCTCGCCCGCAAGGCCCCCGGGCTGCGCATCGGCCGGCTCTCCGCCACGGAATACCGGCCGACCGACCGGGTGAAGGACCACCCGACGGTCAAGGTGGCCGCGAAGGTCGCCGACCTCGGCGGGCCGGCCGTCGTCATCGGCACGGCCGCCAAGTGGGCCATGGTCACCGAGGGCTGCTGGCCGTGGGCGATCGTCGACGAGGCGTACCAGATGCGGTCCGACGCGTTGTTGCGCGTGGCCGGCAGGTTCGAGCGGGCCCTGTTCGTGGGGGATCCCGGGCAGCTCGACCCGTTCTCCACGGTCGAGACGGTGCGCTGGACGGGCCTGACCTGGGATCCGATGCAGTCGGCGGTGGCGGTGCTGCTGCGGCACAACCCGCAGTTGCCGGTGCACCGGCTGCCGGTGTCGTGGCGGCTGCCGGCGTCGGCGGCCCCGGTGGTCGCTGCGGCGTTCTATCCGTTCACCGGGTTCCGGGCGGGCACCGGCCGTGCCGACCGGGTGCTCGCGTTCACCGACGCCGGGCCGGGGGACGCCGTCGACGCGGCGGTGGAGCTGGCGGCGTCGACGGGCTGGGCGCTGTACGAGCTGCCGCAGCGGCACGCCCCGCGTACCGACTCCGAGGCCGCCGCCGCGTGCGCCGCGCTGGCGCTGCGGGTGCTGGCGCGCGGCGCGGTCGCCGTCTCCGAGCACGCGCCGGCCGGCGCGCCGGTCACCGCCGACCGGATCGCCGTGGGGGCCGCGCACCGCGACCAGGTCGCCGCCATCCGCGCGCACCTGGGCGCGGCCGGTGCGGGCGTCACGGTGGACACCGCCAACCGGCTCCAGGGCCGCGAGTACGACGTGACGATCGTGCTGCACCCGCTGTCGGGCCGGCGGGACGCGACCGCCTTCCACCTGGAGTCGGGGCGGCTGTGCGTGCTGACGTCCCGGCACCGGCACGCGTGCGTGGTGGTGGCGCGGGCGGGCATCGCGGAGCTGCTCGACGCCCACCCGTCGACCGAGCCGGTGCACCTCGACGTGCCGGTGCGGTTCCCCGACGGCTGGCAGGCCAACCAGGCGATCCTCGACCACCTGCACCACCCGCGCCGGCCCTGA